Proteins encoded together in one Archaeoglobus neptunius window:
- a CDS encoding ABC transporter ATP-binding protein encodes MIAVRNISFSYNTESVLRGLSFQVDGGEVVFIVGPNGSGKTTLLRCIAGILKAEGSILIDGMEGLSGRELAKKLAYVSQRSDTAFLTVFDVILLGRKPHMGFGPSEKDYRIVEEIISLLELEKLAFRRINELSGGELQKVMIARALAQKPKILLLDEPTNNLDVKNQIEILKLVRKIARESKISVIATMHDLNLASLYADRILMMKDGRIYAEGGTEILTRDNIEAVYGIEAEVVRVNGKTLIIPG; translated from the coding sequence ATGATAGCTGTCAGGAATATTAGCTTCTCATACAACACGGAATCTGTTCTGAGGGGTCTGAGCTTTCAGGTTGATGGAGGTGAAGTTGTTTTTATTGTGGGGCCTAATGGTAGTGGTAAGACAACCCTTCTGAGATGTATAGCGGGAATTTTGAAAGCAGAGGGTTCAATCCTGATTGATGGTATGGAAGGTCTTTCCGGAAGGGAGCTGGCAAAAAAACTTGCTTATGTATCTCAGAGAAGTGATACTGCCTTTTTGACGGTTTTTGATGTGATACTTCTTGGAAGAAAGCCCCACATGGGATTCGGTCCCAGCGAGAAGGATTACAGAATTGTGGAGGAGATAATATCATTACTGGAACTCGAAAAACTTGCATTTAGGAGGATAAATGAGCTGAGTGGAGGAGAGCTGCAGAAAGTTATGATAGCAAGGGCTCTGGCACAGAAACCAAAAATTTTGCTTCTTGATGAGCCAACAAATAATCTCGACGTCAAAAACCAGATAGAAATTCTGAAACTCGTTAGAAAAATTGCCCGGGAAAGTAAAATCTCGGTGATAGCAACGATGCATGATCTCAACCTTGCATCCCTCTACGCTGACAGAATTCTTATGATGAAAGACGGCAGGATCTACGCTGAAGGTGGTACAGAGATTCTCACAAGAGATAACATAGAGGCCGTTTATGGTATAGAGGCCGAGGTTGTGAGGGTGAATGGGAAAACGCTGATAATTCCGGGGTGA